TCAGGTGAATCAAACAACGTAGCATAATCCTACTTGCTTTAGAAATTAAAGCAATGCCAGAACACTGGGACCTGTTCTGTTGTTAAACCTGGACTCAAATGACATTGGTTTATCAGGACAATTTTTGTGCAAATTTAGAAGCTGTTGGTGTCTGAGGGGAACAAAGACCAGAGGACAATACACCTAGCACACTTGACCGAATGCCCGACCAGGGCTGATTCAAGATTCAAGTCCTTTCAAGACTAAGCATGGGGATGTGGACTCTCAGGGATAAGAATGAGACTACTTGGCTTTTCTCCACTTGGACAATTCCAGGATAGTGGAAGCCTATGGATGAGGATAGAACAGTACAGTTAGTTGCAAAGACTCACAAAATGTGTACTGGTACTTCCAGAAGAGTTCCATCtaaacaccccacccccacccccgacacacacaaacacccctTCTTATGAGAGAAGCCAAGTGTAGCCCTGGGTTATAGATCTGCATGAACAAAATATCTGCTACCCCTGCCTGAGAGATATCACTAAAGCAGAAATGACAGTGATCTGAACCGCTGATCCCCCCCAAACAGCCACCTATCTCAGACCTCATCTAATGTTTTCCTCCACCTACTCCTATCCCCCATCTTACAACTAGAACTACCATGGAGAAGCCCCTTGCTCCAATGAATACTCAACAGTGGGACAGTTTCTAAGCCAAGGCAGAAGCATCTAGCAACAGGGGCTGGAGAATGAGAAGACATAATGTAGGGGTGTGACAAATATCCTCCAAGCAGATCCCCACTTGGCCTGACTTGCAACTAGGTGTTTGAAGCTATTCTGGGAAAGCCCTGTCCCAGATTCAGGATTAGGAAGGCAAGGGACTGGAACCTCCTAGCATCAGCCCCTCAGGTTCCCTCAGCGCATTTTTAGGAGATGCTACAATCTGAGTCAATCAACAGAATAAAGAACATTTATtctcaagcagaaaaaaaaaaaaaaaaaaaggcaaaattaggTAAAACTACAGGGAGTTCCTAAGAACCTGACATCTATGTCTAAGACCAAGAAAAACCTGAAGACCCCTGAAATCTACAAGTTGATGAAGAGGGGCCAAGTCCCTGCTTGCAAAGGCGACAGGCCTGAAATCCTACATGCTGTGTATGAGACTCAACCCTGATGCATCTGTTTTTTCCAGACCTTCCCTTTGGGTTTCTCCCCAGAGTTATTTTGTACAGTGGATCTTTTAGAGCCACAATCCTTTTTGGAATAACAAGTAGGCATGAAACCCTATCATTCTTCCTCTGTGATATCCCTCCAGTCCcatttcttttgtgctttttcaGTACAACCAATGGTATCCTGGCACTTGCTGTGTGATGGGACCGATGCAATCCTCTTCAAACTGTGTTCTCAGATGCCCGCCTTTTCCAGCTCCAATGTATCCTACGTACGTCTGCTGGACACTCCTCCCAACCCCACCAATTTCATAACTGCCTTTCTGTGATTTAACAACCTTTAATTCACTACTAAACTCAAATACTGTTCAATCAAGTTTTCGTTTTGTATCAAGACTTTTCTCTGCTTATGTGGCAAGTCTGCTGTCCATACTGTATTTCCAGTATGCTAGGTTTATTCTGGAGAAACTTAGTTTTAATATTACTTTCCCCTGCCTAGGGCACTCTGTCACTTTTCTCTCAGAAGCAAACTCCACTCCTTTATGAAATCTTCTCTGGCCTCAGAATTCCTTACCTTCTGAATACTAATGACACTGAAACTGCCTTCATGTTAAATAATAAACAAGATGGAACAAAGGGAGAATACCTGCTTCCAAGacctatttgtatttcttccctAGGACTAGAAAAATTTATGTAAGGACTTTGTACTGGCTGCTGCTTTCTTTCTAATTAGGTAGCCAGTGTTCACTGGTTTAccagcaggaaaaaaaggaatgtgagGAGCCCTCTGGCAACTGAGTAGGGCCCTTGGCCTATGGAGACATTGCAACTGTTTGTGCTGGAGCAGTGTCAACTCTGAAATGGAACAGTAGTATCAGGTGATGACTAGCCTATGAAATCATAGTTGTCTCCACTTAGACATGATTAATACCACCAACCAAAAACATAATGTCTTCTTATACTCATTAATGTTGTCCTAGTAACGTGTACTTCATAATTAAGTTCAATTAACATCAATAACAAATACATCAACAATTGACTAATTTTTATGCATACAATGAatgacactcaaaaaaaaaaaaaaagcaataaaatccATTGTTTATGGATGATGAACATATCCAGAATCTTCCATTGGGCCAAAAATCTCTTTCTGCTAAGGTTGTTTCTCTATTGTAGGACATATCATTTCATACATGAGAACTTActaaaatgagtaaaagaaactCTGTGGACTGAAGCTTACCATGGGCTCAGTACATTTTCAACAGATCATTGCTGGCTCAAGATAGCACATGGTCACAGAGGCAGCTGTTGGCCACTGAGCCCTGGAAGCCAAGCTCTGGCAGGGATGAATATGGATTGTGAAGGAATCCATAACAGTGCgtcttacctttttaaaagacaCTTCTTTGGGAGACCTCTCTGcaggaaaatgcatttaaatgcTTCATAGATTCCATGAAACCCATCCAGTGAATTCTTAGGGGTTTGGACCAATTAAGAACTGTTGACCTAGATTTCTACCAGATAACTAGTTACTCCTACTCTTGAATCTGAACCATATCCCTTCCCATTTTGTTTAGATTTAGGGCTACACAGTAGACTGGTTATACATGTTGTGAGAAGGTGGGAAGGAAATCAGCCTGCAGCCTTGTGAGGAGTCTATACTCCTTTAattattgcctttgtttttgtttcagggTTGGTCCACAGCACTGCAGGAGGTGGGAGACATAAAATTTCTTCTTACAAGAAGACTCCCAAGGTGGGTCAGAGTTGGCCAGAAGCCCAGAGAAGACTCTATAGTCAAATGCCAACTGGGGAAATGTAGTAGGATTAGCAGTCTGTTGGTCTCTGCAGTATCTGTAATGTCAGATTAAAGGAACCATCTGGAGGCTGGCATtggccccttcccttcccaggtAACCAATCTGGTCCTAAAACACAGAAACACTTAAAAGGATAATCTGGGATTGGAACAGTTCTCATCACAGAAAATCCTTCTTCCAAGCCTGGGCCTAGTTCTGTATCGAGGTCAAAGAGCTGGAGAGAAGTCCTTTTTGCTGGAGTTTCAGTTTCATCTCATCTTTGCTCTGTGACTCTGTGGGTACCATCAGCCTTGGCCAGGTAGGAAATGTCGATTACTAGTATTTGCTCTAACTGTTCTACACAAAGATGCTCAGTAAGAAGGAAGCCAAGTCCTTGGCAGTTACTCCTGCCTTACACAGGTAAATGGCTAGTCCATCTAGTCCCTTATTGCATTGTTTGTATTCCAAGAACTGTGAGCTCAGACTTTCAGAATCCCTTTACAATCAAGACACCAAATATCTGAAATCATTCCCAGCTCTGAGAAATTTGCCTTCTGGGATCTGGAGACAAAGCCAGTATTTGTCACACTATTGCTGATCACTTGTAGAACTGCCTTGAGGCTGGTCATTAGCAATTTGAAGCCATAATTTTCACTGAGGATCCAAACCTTAAATCGCTTTTATTTGCCTGGGACTATGAAGGGGTCAAGGTGACACCTGGGATGTAAAAAAGATGCTGCAAGTGCCTGTAAGCCCAGGCTGTGTGGCAAGCTAGGGCCACCACCACCTCTCCACTATGACTTTACCACAGGCCTTAAGCACAGGCAATGGACCCACTGGTAATCAGATGTGCACTATATACAGACTGCACCTGCTGATGAAAACCACGAGGTCGTGGTCCTGCAACACAAACCTGCATACACCAAAAGCCTCAGGTTGGCATGTTGGTCCATGCTGTGGGCAACAGGGCAGGCGGGACTGACAACACTCAGATAAGGTGCCCCACCCTCAGCTCACAGGCCTCATGCCATACTCCAAACATGATGGCTGGCTTATCACCTATCTtacttgggatctctctctgtctgtctctgtgtccctctctctctttttttttttttaacatttatttatttttgagagaaaggcagagtgcacgcaggagaggggcaaagagagacagaatccaaagcaggctccaggctctgagctgtcagcacagagcctgatgtggggcccgaatccacaaactgagatcatgacctgaactgaagtcggacacttaaccgaccaagccatccaagcgcccctaTCCGTGTCCCTCTTCATCTCTATTCTGTCTGGACGCTGGTCTTAACGCTCCTGGCCAGAGAATAGGCAGGGGCTGCTGCAAAGATCTTGAACAAGTGATTAGCCACAGCATCTAGATGGGGAAAATGCTGgccaaaaaaaaagacagaatttcAAAAGGTAAATTTCTGTGTATTCACGCCTAATCTTCAAGAGTtgtgtaaacaatttttttctaccttcccCCATCATTTGCACAATTTTTGTCTAGTCCAAACGTAATTTAAAATGAGGTAGGtagtttctctctcctctgcctcctcttcttTGTGGCGACTGTCGAGGCCTGTGCCGTGAAAGCACCAGTCTCCCGTGCGGGGGGAGCACCAGGGGTGGGCACTGGTGACTGACGGAGCTTCTCAGTTGGCTATTTTCTCAATCTCATCCAAATCATCTGTGTCcaatctttctattttcttatctggggagaaaaagagaattcacAGAGACATCAACACGGGGCTATCATGAAAACACACACCTAGGGAAGGGACAgcacagcagggagggaggaggcagacagGTTTCTGCCCCCATGCCAAGCCTCTGGCCACAGCAAACTTTCCTGAAACCCCACGGGCTCCTGGTGCCTGAGCACGGGACAGAGCCCTAGGCCCTTCAAGCCTGGCCAAGGGGGCGCTGTTGTTCGAGTTCCTGACCTGAACTCACCAGGTGTGCTCTTCGAGAACTTCCATATTGTAGGAAAGGAGGGGAATGCGACAAGGACAAAGGCCTCTCGAGGAGGCCCCAGGAGAACCTGCCCCTCTAAGGAAAGGGCCCTGGCAGGGGACACTCCCAGGCACTCACTAAAATGCTCCTGGATTCTGTTCAGGATGTTCATGCTGTGCTTGCTGTCGACCATGTTCACTGCCAGGCCCCTCTTGCCAAAGCGGCCCGTGCGCCCGATCCGGTGCAGGTAGGTCTCGTTGTCCGGGTTCCCATCCTTGTCCACGGGAAGGTCAAAGTTGATGACGACAGATACCTGTTCAACATCAATACCTGCACGAAAGAGGGGTGGAGTCAGGACGGGAAACAAAAACCACCACCCACCAGGCGAGGCTGCCACACGCCAGCATCAGGTGGAGGAAGAGTCTGGGGCAGGCCAGCTCTGGGATCCGGGGACCGGGGGCACGCAGCAGAAtccagagggaaaaacagaactcTGGCAGGTGCTAACAAAATTATGACATCGCCAGAAGAGCCTCTGCTAGATACAAGAATCTGGAGATGCGGCCGAAACTTCACTAGGGGCCCCCAGGAGAGCAGGCACCGTTCACTCTAAACCGGTCActgcctgtttccttccaccACATCAGGACTCCTGGCTTCTGTGAACGTTCTCATCTGCTGGGGGAATCCAGCCTCTCCCAGAAAACAAAGTCAGCACCAACCCCAGCTGGACTCCCCGAACCATCTGAGCGTCCCGTGCGGGAGCACTGCTCTCGCCATCCGGAGCCTGGCGAACGGGCACATTCTCTGCTCACCGCGGGCACACACGTTGGTGGTCACCAGCACCTTCTCTTTGCCCTCTCGGAAGCGCTCGATCACCGCAGCCCTCTGCTCCACCATCATTTCACCGCTCAGCAGAGCCACCTGGTGGCCTTCTTTGGAGAGCTCTGCTGCCAGCCAACTAGCCGTTTTGCGGGTCTGGAGTGAAAAGAATGGTTTTAAATGGAGAtacctgtaaaaataaaaacaaaaacaaacctgcaAAAAAGTGGCTTGTTTCcattaaaatacatgaaagcCCGCTGAGTTCAGCCACCAGGGTAGGCTTACCGATTTTACAAAGACAATTTTAGCCATGTGAATTTTTTTGGATGAATTACTTAAATCATCTTAGTGTTCAGCTAGGAAGAGTGTGGTAGGAGCCAAATATCTTCATTCTCAAATAGTCTATATTCTTAATGTTATATAATCATTTCATTGGATGTTATCTGGAGTTTTTCCCAAGGTGTGTCTAAGAGGTGGGACCAAAGAAAAGTTCAATGCTTCACAGTCTTTCCCTCATAACTCATTATAGTCTGAGGACAATATGCCCTGGGGCAGGTGGACGTGcttcatcatttcctttctggcCACACAGAGGACACCCAGTCCTCCTCAGCACTGAGGTGGAGCTGGCTGAAGGGAGGGCCAGGCACACCCTCCAGTGGAGCTCCTCCCCCGGCAGGCCTGCTGCTGCCACTGCTACTCACGTGGCagaagatcatggcctgagcaatGGTGATGGCCCCGTAGAGGTTACACAAGGCCTGGAACTTCTCATCTCGGTTATTGCACAGGACGTAATACTGCTTGATGGTGTCCAACGTCTCCTCCTCACGCTTCAGTTTGATAATGTTTGGGTCTGGGACCACTTTCTGGGCAAATTTCCACACAGAGTCTTCAAAGGTGGCAGAGAAAAGCAGCATCTGGCAGTTCCTGGGCAGCATCCTGCAAGGGAAGACCCAGGTATGTGGCATGACCCCGAGTCTTTCCCTGGGAGGAACAGAAGACAGCCACCCCAGGCTTGGATGCTCTACACGCCGGGGAAAGAGGCAAAAGGGAGGAGAACAGCAGGGAGGAGGCAAGAGCAGCCATGGGACAGGCAGGGGGCTGGTGTTAGATTCCCTAAGTCTCCTTCCTCAACCCATGGTCAGCGCTGAGGAGCAAATGGCCTATCAAACAAATGCTTCTGGAAGCACTACAGTAAAGAACCTGATAGGAGCAAGAAGAAGTGTTTGAAGTAAAAGGAGAAGATGCTGTAGATCAGGAGGCTGAGACGTTCCTCTTGGCTCAAGAGTTCCTACCTCTGGATGCGGATGCTCTGGTCTTGGTGGCCCTGAGTAGCTATCATCACGTCAGCCTCATCCAGAACAAACACCTTGATCTTCTTAGGGTCAATGAACTTGAGCTTGGAGCACCAGTCCAGAACAGTCCCAGGGGTGCCAATGACAATGTGTTCACTGATCTTCTGACCTCTTTCCACTGTGGAGACAAGATGTTTTCCGTGGGTATTTCCATGGAAAAGCCTGCTTTCCTCTCTGAGAAAAATCTAAAGCTATGATGTATTTTAATGCAACTGTTTTTATGTTTGCCTTACTGTTTTAAGGAAAGGTTATGATATCACTACAGTATTTCATAATGCTGAACAGATAAGGTAAGGATATACACAGTGAGAAGATGAAAGCCTCTTCAGTAGCGTTCTTTTCCATTCTCTGTAGTCATCCAGTTCTCTTTCAAGGAGGCTCTGTcgttatctttatttcttctctgtcaaCATCATTCCCCCAGCCCAGGATGGCACTTCTCCCAAGCAGACTTTCACAGCACTCTCTCCAGTGCACTCTGTCCCTCAGCTACCTTAGCATCTACGTCAAACAAGCCGGTTGCCTCTACGCACTGTCTGTCCGGGTCAGTAAACAGGATTCATCATGAAAGGCTTTGCTTtcccaaagaaacacaaaatgccTCTATTAGATAAAGTGCTTCCCCAGACAAGGCCTGCTGGACCATGGCATGTTCTTGACTGTGTGTGCAGTCTGGAACTTAGAAGATTTGGCTCTTCATTTTGAATTAGATGACACTTATAATTTTTAGCCCTTTGATTACAGTCTTGACCAGACACATGCAAGCTTCCTCTAAACAGCCAAAATTTTGCCCTAATGTGAATGTTGAGTCAATTCAAAGCCAACAAATGCCCTTCTTACTTCTGTTAAACAAACCAATCACAGCCCCCCACAAAAGTTATTCAGACTCCTCTGC
This portion of the Panthera uncia isolate 11264 chromosome E2 unlocalized genomic scaffold, Puncia_PCG_1.0 HiC_scaffold_20, whole genome shotgun sequence genome encodes:
- the LOC125916452 gene encoding ATP-dependent RNA helicase DDX19B isoform X2; translation: MFIVLFPFLPEILTTLKKENMHMENEFQRIKCTQRNLSNLHLKEEKIKPEANGAVVKTNANSEKADEEEKEDRAAQSLLNKLIRSNLVDNTNQVEVLQRDPNSPLYSVKSFEELRLKPQLLQGVYAMGFNRPSKIQENALPLMLAEPPQNLIAQSQSGTGKTAAFVLAMLSQVEPANRYPQCLCLSPTYELALQTGKVIEQMGKFYPELKLAYAVRGNKLERGQKISEHIVIGTPGTVLDWCSKLKFIDPKKIKVFVLDEADVMIATQGHQDQSIRIQRMLPRNCQMLLFSATFEDSVWKFAQKVVPDPNIIKLKREEETLDTIKQYYVLCNNRDEKFQALCNLYGAITIAQAMIFCHTRKTASWLAAELSKEGHQVALLSGEMMVEQRAAVIERFREGKEKVLVTTNVCARGIDVEQVSVVINFDLPVDKDGNPDNETYLHRIGRTGRFGKRGLAVNMVDSKHSMNILNRIQEHFNKKIERLDTDDLDEIEKIAN
- the LOC125916452 gene encoding ATP-dependent RNA helicase DDX19B isoform X1, which gives rise to MTSPSVGPERGLLRPHGAHDRASPASESASTSVPPAPGTMATDSWALAVDEQEAAAESLSNLHLKEEKIKPEANGAVVKTNANSEKADEEEKEDRAAQSLLNKLIRSNLVDNTNQVEVLQRDPNSPLYSVKSFEELRLKPQLLQGVYAMGFNRPSKIQENALPLMLAEPPQNLIAQSQSGTGKTAAFVLAMLSQVEPANRYPQCLCLSPTYELALQTGKVIEQMGKFYPELKLAYAVRGNKLERGQKISEHIVIGTPGTVLDWCSKLKFIDPKKIKVFVLDEADVMIATQGHQDQSIRIQRMLPRNCQMLLFSATFEDSVWKFAQKVVPDPNIIKLKREEETLDTIKQYYVLCNNRDEKFQALCNLYGAITIAQAMIFCHTRKTASWLAAELSKEGHQVALLSGEMMVEQRAAVIERFREGKEKVLVTTNVCARGIDVEQVSVVINFDLPVDKDGNPDNETYLHRIGRTGRFGKRGLAVNMVDSKHSMNILNRIQEHFNKKIERLDTDDLDEIEKIAN
- the LOC125916452 gene encoding ATP-dependent RNA helicase DDX19B isoform X3; this encodes MAGAAGRIRGRALGRFQPALPVGDLSNLHLKEEKIKPEANGAVVKTNANSEKADEEEKEDRAAQSLLNKLIRSNLVDNTNQVEVLQRDPNSPLYSVKSFEELRLKPQLLQGVYAMGFNRPSKIQENALPLMLAEPPQNLIAQSQSGTGKTAAFVLAMLSQVEPANRYPQCLCLSPTYELALQTGKVIEQMGKFYPELKLAYAVRGNKLERGQKISEHIVIGTPGTVLDWCSKLKFIDPKKIKVFVLDEADVMIATQGHQDQSIRIQRMLPRNCQMLLFSATFEDSVWKFAQKVVPDPNIIKLKREEETLDTIKQYYVLCNNRDEKFQALCNLYGAITIAQAMIFCHTRKTASWLAAELSKEGHQVALLSGEMMVEQRAAVIERFREGKEKVLVTTNVCARGIDVEQVSVVINFDLPVDKDGNPDNETYLHRIGRTGRFGKRGLAVNMVDSKHSMNILNRIQEHFNKKIERLDTDDLDEIEKIAN